GAGCACCACGTCGAGCGCGCTCTATCAACCGGCCATCGGTCACCTGATGGCGCCCGTGATCGACTGGCGCGCCGTGGCCGTGTTCTATCCGCTGTACGTCGGCGGGCTGGTGTTCTTCGCCGTGGCGCCTGCGCTGAATGAAAGACGCGCCGTCGTGGCGCTCTGGCGCGGCGCGCTGTTCGGCTTCCTCGCCTATGCGACCTACGACTTCACCAACCAGGCCACGCTGCGCGACTGGCCCTGGCACATCACCGCCATCGACCTCGCCTGGGGCGCGATCGTCAGCGGCGTGTCGTCCGGTACCGGCGCGGCGATCACCGCGGCGATCACCGCGGCCATCACTGCGGCTACATCCCGACGAGCGATCCGAACCAACGGGCGATGAGCCCGTCGAAATGCAGCCGGCCTTCGACGGCCGCCACGCAGATGCACTCACAGCCGTCCTGCACCACCGGCTGATGGTGGACGTCGCCGTCGGCGAGGTCGAAGTCGCCCGGCCCGAACAGCGCGCGGCCGTCGTGGAAACGGCCATAGATGATCTGCGTCAGCTCGGTGCCGCGGTGCGTGTGCTGCGGCAGGTACTTGCCGGCACCGATGCGCAGCAGGAAGACGTTGGCCTCCGGCGCGTCCGGCACGGTCACGCGGCTCCAGCGCATGCCCGGGCCTATCCACCGCCAGCGCGTCGCGCTGCAGCCTTCCAAGGCCTTCGGCCACAGCGCACCGGCCGGCAGCGGCGGCGGGGCCGGCACCTTGCGAGGCAGCCATGTGCCGGCGGCTCTCTGGGCTCTTTCGGAGTGCTCCAGCTGGTCGATGCGGGCCAAGGTCCGCGCCAGCGCGTCCTCGTGCATCGCCGCCTCGGGTTGTTCCTCCAGCACCACGCCGCCCAGCGCGCGCAGCATCGCCACGCGCTCGCGGCAGGCCGGGCACAGCTCCAGGTGGGTGTCCGTCACCAGCCGCAGGCCGATCGGCAGCGCGCCGCTGACGAGCGACAGCAGCAGCTCGTCGGCGGGGTGGTGGCGGATGGCGAGGGGCGGCAGCATGGTCGGGGAGGGCAGCGGGATTCTGGACATCACAGATCGATCAGCCGGCGCAGGTGCGCCACGGCCAGCCGGATGCGCGACTTGACGGTGCCCAGCGGCAGGCCGAGCTCGGCCGCGATGCGGGCATGCGGTTCGTCGTCGTAGAAGGACAGGCGCAAGACCTGGGCCTGCTCGGGCGGGAGCCGGTTGAGCGCCTCGCGCACACGGCGGGACAGGCGCGTCGCGTCGGCGTGTTCGGCGACGCCGGGCTGGTCGGCCTCGAGCCGGTCGAATTCGAAACACTCGTCGCCGGCGCCGTCCAGCTGGTGGCGCCGCGCGGCGTCGATGCGCAGGCGGCGGGCGATGGTGAAGATCCAGGTCGACACCGCCGCCTGCGCGGAATCGTAGAGCGCCGCCTTGCGCCAGACCATCACCAGCGCGTCCTGCGCCAGGTCCTCGGCGGCGCCGTCCGTGCTGCCGGTGCGGATCAGGTAGCTCTTCACCCGCGGGGCGAAGTGCGAGAACAGCTGTCCGAACGCCTCCCGGTCCCGCAGCTCGGCCACGCGGTGCATCAGCGCCGGCCAGTCGTCCCCGGCCGGGGTCGGCGACGCGCTGCGGTCGGGATCGATCGGGACGATCTTCAAGTGGCGGGCTTTCGGGGCCGAGGCCCGCGTCGATCCGGCGTTGGACGCCAAGGTCGGCACGGTGGTCGGCGCACAGGGCAATGACAAGGACGCGACGCCCGGCGAAAGGGCCGGGGCCGGGGAGGGTTCGTCGCGTCTCAAGGGGCCCATGGACGCTCTTACGCGGCGAACGGCGTCCCGGATCATCGCTCGGCCCGCCGAGGAGCGCCATGCGGGCGATTCTCGCCCGGGCGATGGGGAGATCCTTCACGCGGGAGGAATCCAAAACGCGGGCGCCCGCGTAGAAGCCCGAAACCAGAATGAACAAGGACGCGCCCATGGACCGCCCCGACCACCGACCGAGCCTGCCGATGCCGCTCCTTGAGGAAGGACGCCGGTTGCGGGTGGCCGTCGTCGGCGCGGGGATCTCCGGCTTGTCCTGCGCCTGGCTGCTGTCGCAGCGGCACGACGTGCAGGTCTTCGAGGCCGACGGTCGCATCGGCGGCCACAGCCACACCGTCGACGCGCCTTGCGGCTTGCTGCAGGTGCCGGTCGACACCGGCTTCATCGTCTACAACGAGCCCGCCTATCCCAACCTGAGCGCCTTGTTCCGACACCTGGACGTGCCGACGCGGGCGTCGGACATGTCCTTCGCGGTCAGCCTGAACGACGGGGGGCTGGAATACGCGGGCACCGACCTCAACGGCCTGTTCGCGCAGCGCGGCAACCTGGTCCGCCCGCGCTTCTGGGGGATGCTGCGGGATCTGCTGCGCTTCTACCGCGAGGCGCCGCGCGATGCGGCCCAGTGCGGCGATCTGGCGCTCGACGACTACCTCGACGCGCGCGGCTACGGCCGCGCCTTCCGCGACGATCACCTGTACCCGATGGGCGCGGCGATCTGGTCCTCGGCGGCGGCGGACATCGGGCGCTATCCGGTGGCCGCGTTCGTGCGCTTCTGCGAGAACCACGGCTTGCTGAAGCTGACCGACCGACCGGTCTGGCGGACCGTCGACGGCGGCAGCCGCGAGTATGTGCGTCGGCTGACGCGCGGCTTCGAGGATCGCCTGCATCGCGACGAAGCGGTCATCGCCGTCGCCCGCGACGCCGAGGGCGTGCGGCTGCGCACGCGGCGCGGCGCCTGGACGCCGGTGTTCGATCACGTCGTGCTGGCGACGCACGCGGACCAGTCGCTGCGCATGCTGACCACGCCGACGTCGGAGGAG
This genomic stretch from Mitsuaria sp. 7 harbors:
- a CDS encoding DUF2177 family protein, translated to MSFRDDPIATRAPAWRWPLAYVLTLVVFLAMDAVWLSTTSSALYQPAIGHLMAPVIDWRAVAVFYPLYVGGLVFFAVAPALNERRAVVALWRGALFGFLAYATYDFTNQATLRDWPWHITAIDLAWGAIVSGVSSGTGAAITAAITAAITAATSRRAIRTNGR
- a CDS encoding sigma-70 family RNA polymerase sigma factor, encoding MKIVPIDPDRSASPTPAGDDWPALMHRVAELRDREAFGQLFSHFAPRVKSYLIRTGSTDGAAEDLAQDALVMVWRKAALYDSAQAAVSTWIFTIARRLRIDAARRHQLDGAGDECFEFDRLEADQPGVAEHADATRLSRRVREALNRLPPEQAQVLRLSFYDDEPHARIAAELGLPLGTVKSRIRLAVAHLRRLIDL
- a CDS encoding ChrR family anti-sigma-E factor, encoding MSRIPLPSPTMLPPLAIRHHPADELLLSLVSGALPIGLRLVTDTHLELCPACRERVAMLRALGGVVLEEQPEAAMHEDALARTLARIDQLEHSERAQRAAGTWLPRKVPAPPPLPAGALWPKALEGCSATRWRWIGPGMRWSRVTVPDAPEANVFLLRIGAGKYLPQHTHRGTELTQIIYGRFHDGRALFGPGDFDLADGDVHHQPVVQDGCECICVAAVEGRLHFDGLIARWFGSLVGM
- a CDS encoding NAD(P)/FAD-dependent oxidoreductase; the protein is MDRPDHRPSLPMPLLEEGRRLRVAVVGAGISGLSCAWLLSQRHDVQVFEADGRIGGHSHTVDAPCGLLQVPVDTGFIVYNEPAYPNLSALFRHLDVPTRASDMSFAVSLNDGGLEYAGTDLNGLFAQRGNLVRPRFWGMLRDLLRFYREAPRDAAQCGDLALDDYLDARGYGRAFRDDHLYPMGAAIWSSAAADIGRYPVAAFVRFCENHGLLKLTDRPVWRTVDGGSREYVRRLTRGFEDRLHRDEAVIAVARDAEGVRLRTRRGAWTPVFDHVVLATHADQSLRMLTTPTSEERRLLGAFPYTRNLAVLHRDPALMPRRRAVWSSWNYLSARRDDPFQLPPTVTYWMNRLQPHLPQGRSAAPLFVSLNPSVAPRPEHLIRTDVYEHPRFDLAAIAAQRELWSLQGRQRTWFCGAYFGSGFHEDGLQAGLAVAEALGGVRRPWTVAGESDRIHLPQTPQAVSA